In Oryza brachyantha chromosome 1, ObraRS2, whole genome shotgun sequence, the following are encoded in one genomic region:
- the LOC102705494 gene encoding protein farnesyltransferase subunit beta has translation MVRRLSLRSPRPQRARRPRPPPPPPPPPPPPAAAPMDSPSQPPPPPPPPPAEGGPAADSRAAELPRLTVTQVEQMRVEAKVADIYRVLFDSAHNANSLMLELWREQHTEYLTRGLKHLGPSFHVLDANRPWLCYWMIHALALLDETPDEDVEDDIVDFLSRCQDKDGGYGGGPGQLPHLATTYAAVNTLVTIGSERALSSINRENLYKFMLRMKDTSGAFRMHDGGEIDVRACYTAISVASLVNILDGELAKGIGNYIGRCQTYEGGIAGEPYAEAHGGYTFCGLAAMILLHEVDKLDLPSLIGWVTFRQGVECGLQGRTNKLVDGCYSFWQGAALALTQKLMTVVDEQLKSSYSSKRAPGDDACGTSSSNEALCYTKFGFDFIKKSNQIGPLFHNIALQQYILLCAQVLDGGLRDKPGKNRDHYHSCYCLSGLSVSQYSALVDPDACPLPQHVLGPYSNLLEPIHPLYNVVLDKYHTAYEFFSSE, from the exons ATGGTTCGCCGCCTTTCGCTGAGATCCCCGCGGCCGCAGCGAGCTCGCAGGCCGagaccaccgcctcctcctcctcctcctccgcctccgcccgccgccgcacccatGGATTCCCcctcgcagccgccgccgccgccgccgcctcctcctgccgAGGGCGGTCCGGCGGCGGACAGCCGGGCAGCCGAGTTGCCCCGGCTGACGGTGACGCAGGTGGAGCAGATGAGGgtggaggcgaaggtggccgACATCTACCGCGTCCTCTTCGACAGCGCGCACAACGCCAATTCCCTCAT GCTTGAGCTTTGGCGTGAGCAGCACACTGAGTATTTGACGAGAGGTCTGAAACATCTTGGGCCAAGCTTCCACGTGCTCGATGCCAA TCGCCCTTGGCTGTGCTACTGGATGATTCATGCACTTGCTTTGTTGGATGAAACACCTGACGAAGATGTCGAGGATGATATTGTGGACTTCTTATCTCGTTGTCAG GATAAAGATGGTGGATATGGTGGTGGCCCTGGACAG TTGCCTCATCTTGCTACAACATATGCTGCTGTAAATACGCTTGTGACTATAGGGAGTGAAAGGGCACTATCATCAATAAATAG GGAGAATCTGTACAAGTTCATGCTTCGGATGAAAGATACATCAGGAGCTTTCAG AATGCATGATGGTGGTGAAATTGATGTCCGTGCTTGCTATACTGCCATATCG GTTGCCAGTCTTGTGAACATCCTTGATGGTGAACTGGCAAAAGGCATTGGAAATTACATAGGAAG GTGTCAAACCTATGAAGGTGGTATTGCTGGGGAACCTTATGCTGAAGCTCATGGTGG GTACACTTTTTGTGGGCTGGCTGCGATGATCTTGCTTCACGAAGTGGACAAACTTGATTTGCCTAGCTTGATT GGCTGGGTAACATTTCGCCAAGGAGTGGAATGTGGACTTCAAGGAAGAACTAATAAATTGGTTGATGGTTGCTACTCCTTTTGGCAG GGAGCAGCTCTTGCTTTAACACAAAAGCTAATGACAGTTGTTGATGAGCAATTAAAATCATCATATTCCAGCAAAAGGGCTCCAGGAGATGATGCTTGTGGTACCAGTTCTTCTAATg AAGCACTGTGTTATACTAagtttggatttgattttataaagAAGAGCAACCAAATCGGCCCACTGTTCCACAACATCGCCCTGCAGCAATATATCCTGCTTTGTGCACAG GTTCTGGATGGAGGATTGAGGGATAAACCTGGGAAGAACAGAGATCACTACCACTCATGCTATTGCCTGAGTGGTCTTTCAGTTAGCCAGTACAGCGCTTTGGTTGATCCTGATGCGTGCCCCTTACCACAGCACGTGCTTGGTCCATATTCAAACTTGCTGGAGCCGATCCATCCGCTATACAATGTTGTACTTGACAAATACCACACGGCCTATGAGTTCTTTTCAAGCGAGTGA
- the LOC102704940 gene encoding aluminum-activated malate transporter 4-like — MSRIDSKGGVDGGVTVDVTLSPNAVLPGFAKRPPDATGAGRSSCRGFPRRARAAAAEVWAFASDGAGCRVAFALKAGIAMLLASLLALAGEPFRLFGTNIVWSILTVGIMFEYTVGASFNRGFNRAVGSTVAGVVAIVVIWVSLRCGSVAEPYVIGLSIFLIGAVTSFVKQLPALAPYEHGFRVILFTYCLIVVSAYRVREPIAAALDRLYAIAIGAALALLVNVLVFPAWAGEQLHRELVASFAAVADSLHDCVRCYLTGDETIDDGGLSGGSEPSIEKCRATLNASARIDSLANSARWEPPHGRFRTFSFPWSHYARVGAVLRHCAYEVVAMHGCLRSEIQAPDGVREAFRAEIKDAAEQAADLVRSMGSDVDGMTRSSAERLSLLKGVHGSAYRLQLALALNSQLLVSSGSESEVNETSGLQERSCSRLRESTRRQRLSWPSREADELEEMEAGGGYAAMVRMRALKSTRALSLATFASLLLEFVARLDHLVDTVDDLSKLAKFREESDPM, encoded by the exons ATGAGCAGGATCGACAGCAAGGGCGGCGTCGACGGTGGTGTCACCGTCGACGTGACGCTGTCCCCTAACGCGGTGCTCCCCGGCTTCGCCAAACGGCCGCCCGATGCGACCGGAGCTGGGAGGAGCAGCTGCCGCGGCTTCCCTCGACGcgcccgggcggcggcggcggaggtctGGGCTTTCgccagcgacggcgccggctgcAGGGTGGCCTTCGCGCTCAAGGCCGGGATCGCGATGCTCCTGGCGTCGCTGCTggcgctcgccggcgagccctTCAGGCTGTTCGGCACCAACATCGTCTGGTCCATCCTCACCGTCGGCATCATGTTCGAGTACACCGTTG GCGCCAGTTTCAACAGAGGGTTTAACCGGGCCGTGGGGAGCACGGTTGCCGGAGTGGTTGCCATCGTCGTGATCTGGGTTTCACTCCGATGCGGTAGCGTCGCCGAGCCATACGTGATTGGCCTAAGCATCTTTCTAATTG GTGCCGTGACGTCATTCGTGAAGCAGCTTCCGGCGCTGGCGCCGTACGAGCACGGCTTCCGGGTGATCCTCTTCACCTACTGCCTCATCGTCGTGTCGGCCTACCGCGTGCGCGAGCCCATCGCCGCGGCGCTCGACCGGCTGTACGCCATCGCCATCGGCGCCGCGCTGGCGCTCCTCGTCAACGTGCTCGTCTTCCCGGCGTGGGCCGGCGAGCAGCTCCACCGCGAGCTCGTCGCcagcttcgccgccgtcgccgactcacTCCACG ATTGCGTCAGGTGCTATCTGACAGGTGACGAAAcgatcgacgacggcgggctgtccggcggcagcgagccATCAATCGAGAAATGCCGCGCCACTCTGAACGCATCAGCCAGAATCGATTCCTTG GCGAACTCGGCGCGATGGGAGCCGCCGCACGGCCGGTTCCGCACCTTCTCCTTCCCCTGGTCGCACTATGCCCGCGTGGGAGCCGTGCTGCGTCACTGCGCCTATGAGGTGGTCGCCATGCATGGCTGCCTGCGCTCCGAGATCCAG GCGCCGGACGGCGTCAGGGAGGCGTTCCGGGCGGAGATCAAAGACGCTGCGGAGCAGGCGGCGGATCTCGTCCGGTCCATGGGCAGCGACGTCGACGGCATGACGCGCAGCAGCGCCGAGAGGCTGAGCCTCCTCAAGGGCGTGCACGGCTCCGCCTACCGCCTCCAGCTTGCGCTGGCGCTCAACTCGCAGCTCCTCGTCTCGTCCGGCTCCGAGTCCGAGGTGAACGAGACGAGCGGCCTGCAGGAGCGCTCGTGCTCGCGCCTGCGCGAGAGCACGCGGCGGCAGAGGCTGTCGTGGCCGTCGCGGGAGGCGGACGAGCTGGAGGAgatggaggccggcggcggataCGCGGCCATGGTGAGGATGCGCGCGCTGAAGAGCACGCGGGCGCTGTCGCTGGCCACGTTCGCGTCGCTGCTGCTCGAGTTCGTGGCGCGGCTGGACCACCTGGTGGACACCGTCGACGATCTCTCCAAGCTCGCAAAATTCAGGGAAGAAAGTGATCCCATGTAA